The stretch of DNA CCGAGGCGCCCGCCGATCTGCGCGGATTGTCGCTGGCCGATTCGGTGGCGGTCGATCCGCACAAATGGCTGTATGCGCCGCTGGAGGCCGGGTGCGCCCTGGTGCGCAATCCCGAGCATCTGCGCAATGCCTTCTCCTACAAGCCGAAATACTACCATCTCGAGGAGGAGGCGCTCAACTTCGTCGAGTATGGCCCGCAGAATTCGCGCGGGTTCCGTGCGCTGAAAGTCTGGCTGCAATTGCAGCAGGCGGGACGGTCGGGATATGCGCGGATGATTGGCGAGGACATCGAACTGGCGCGGTACGCCCATGCGCTCATTTCGCAGCATCCCGAATTCGAGCCGCGCACGCTCGGCTTGAGCATCGCCACCTTCCGTTATGTGCCGGCCGATTTGCGCGGGCGCGTTGGCACCGATGCGACCGAGGAATACCTTAACAAGCTTAACGAGGAACTTCTGGCGCAGATCGAGCAGTGCGGCGAGGTGTTTGTCTCGCCGGCGGTGATCCGCGAGCGGTACCACCTGCGGTTGTGTGTGGTCAATTTCCGCACCACCCGCGCCGACATCGCGGCCATGCCGGAGATCATCGCCCGGACGGGACGGGAGGTCGACCGGCGGTTGCGCGGGCATTCGTAGTCACGCACTGGAAGGGCCACTAAGGGGAGGGCGATTCGCCGCGGAGGAGAGCCTGCTCTTTGTTCCATGGCGGCCAAAAGCAGGCTCCGCGGAAGCCTCGCCCTCCCGTTCGCGTGGTCCATTGAGGGGAGGGCGAGGCTTCCGCCGAGCCTGTCTTTTATTTCATGTCGGCGGAGAGCAGGCTTCGCAGAAGCGTCGCCCTCACGTTGGCGTGCTTGGTTATGGGAAAGCGATCC from bacterium encodes:
- a CDS encoding pyridoxal-dependent decarboxylase codes for the protein EAPADLRGLSLADSVAVDPHKWLYAPLEAGCALVRNPEHLRNAFSYKPKYYHLEEEALNFVEYGPQNSRGFRALKVWLQLQQAGRSGYARMIGEDIELARYAHALISQHPEFEPRTLGLSIATFRYVPADLRGRVGTDATEEYLNKLNEELLAQIEQCGEVFVSPAVIRERYHLRLCVVNFRTTRADIAAMPEIIARTGREVDRRLRGHS